The nucleotide window CGGCCGCTGCTGCCCGACGTGGAGCACATCCCCTTCGGTGACACCGCGGCGCTGGCCGCGGCCCTCGCATCCGGCGACGGCGAGGCCTGCGTCGTGCTCGAACCGGTGCAGAGCGAGGCCGGCGTGATCGTGCCGCCGCCCGGCTACCTCAAGGAGGTGGCGGCCCTGTGCCGGGAGCACAACGCGTTCCTGGTGGTCGACGAGGTGATGACCGGACTGGGCCGACTGGGCGCCTGGTGGGGTTGCGACCTCGCGGAGGTCCGGCCGGACGTCCTGCTGATCGGGAAGGCCCTGTCCGGGGGAGTGGTTCCGGTGTCGGCCGCGCTGGCCACCCCGGAGGCGTTCGCGCCCTTCGACGCCGACCCCTTCCTGCACACGTCCACCTACTCGGGGGCGCCGATCGCGATGGCCGCCGCGCGCGCCACCGTCGAGGTGATCCGCGACGAGCACCTGGTCGACCGGGCCGCCGAGACCGGCGCTCGGCTGCTGGCGGCCCTGCGCGCCATCGCCGCCGACCGGGCCCCGCACCTGGTCCGCGAGGTGCGCGGCGCCGGCCTGCTCATCGGGGTCGAACTCGTCGACGCCAGCCAGGCCGGGGAACTGCTGCTGGAGCTGGTGGACCGTCACGTGGTGGTCAACCACTCGCTCAACGCGCACCCGGTGGTGCGCTTCACCCCGCCCGCCGTCATCACCCCCGACGAGGAGACCCAGCTGCTGGAAGCAGTGGACGGGGCGCTGTCGGCCATGGCGAAGAAGTTCTGAGACCGTCCGTCCCGTCACTCCGACAGCTTCGGAAGACCATGAACTCGGCAACATCAGGCAAGACCACTTCCAGTAAGTCCACTTCAACCAAGACCGTCCTGCTCACCGGCGGCTCCGGAGTGCTCGGCACCGCGCTGATACCGCAGTTGGGGCACCACCGCGTCATCGCCCTGGCCCATCGGAAGCCCCCCGCCGGCTGCGCCGAGGTGGTGCACGGCGACGTCTCCCAGCCGCTGCTGGGCCTGGACGAAGCCGCCTACCGCGAGCTCTGCGAAGCGGTGGACGTCGTGATCCACGCCGCGGGCATGGTGAAGTTCAGCAGCACCGCGGAGGAGATGGAGACCCTCAACGTCCAAGGCGCGCGCGGGATGTCGCAGTTCGCCGTGGACGCGGACGCACCCCTGATCCACGTCAGCACGGCCTACGTCGCGCGCGCCGAGGAGATCCGGGCGGCGGGTGGGGACCAGACCGGCCGGGCCGGCAGCAGTCCGTCCCTGTACGTGACGTCCAAGGTGGCCGGCGAGCAGATCGTCCGGGAGAGCGGCGCGCAGGCCGTGATCGTGCGGCCGTCGATCATCATCGGCGACTCCGTCACCGGGGAGATCTCCGAGGGGCAGGGGCTGCACACCTTCGCCCACAACGTCCTGCGCAACCGGCTGCCCTTCGTGCCCAGCGCCCCCATGGGCTACGTCGACTTCGTGCCGCAGGACCTGGTGGCCCGGGCGATCGTGACGCTCCTGGACGGGGACGTCCGGGACGGCGAGTACTGGATCAGCAGCGGGTCCCACGCGCTCACCACCAACCGGCTGACCGAGGTGATCATCGAGGAGGCCGCGGCCCAGGGCATCACGGTCAACCCGCTGCGGGTGCTCGCCCCGGACATCGTGGAACGCCTGGTGCGCCCCGCGTTCTTCGACGTGGTGCCCACCTGGGCGAAGACCCGGCTCGACCGGCTGCTGGACATGAGCGCCGTGCTCTTCCACGAGCACCCGATCCCCAGTTCGCTCACCGAGATCCCCGGCTGCGAGTCCGCGGCGGACGTCGGGGCCAGCGAGAGCGCGTGGCGGGCCTCGATCCGCCACATGATCCAGAACCGGTACAGCGTCTACGCCACGGCCTGACGCCCCAACATCCGACGGCCCAACACCTGACAGCCCGAGCACCTGATCCTCCAAGAACCGGAAGGAAACCATGAGCGCGGAGCAAGCCTTCGGGCACCGGCAGAACTACCGCACCACGCGGGCGGAGTACTTCGGCGCGCTGGTCGTGGCCGCCGCCGCCTTCCTGTGGCACATCGGCGACGTGCGCTGGGGACCGGCGATCCTGCTGTTCGTCTACATCGACGTCATCGGCTACATCCCGGGCCTGATCGCCTTCAGCCTTTCCAAGGACGGCCGGATCCACCCGGTGTTCCACGTCCTGTACAACGTCATGCACACCTGGCTGTCCGCCGGCGTCGTGGTCCTGCTGTGGGCCTGGCTGGTGGGTCCGGAGTGGGCGCTGCTGGTCGTCCCGATCCACCTGTTCGGCGACCGCGGCCTGCTGGGCAACTACACCAAGCCGATCAGCGAGCCGTTCGAGCACTTCGAGACGGCCCGTCAGAAGGCCTTCCACGCCGCGCGGCAGGCGGACGCCGCCCGGCAGACGGAGGTGCAGGCCGCATGACGGCCACCCGGCTGGACGCGCTGGAGAGCATCGCCGCGTACGCCGACCACCCCAGCGCGTTCCTCGCCTACAACGACGGTGTCGAGCACTTCACTTCCGCGTCCGTGCCGGGTGTCATCGCCTACCGGCGGCGCGGGGGCACCGTGTTCACCTTCGGCGGGCCGTTCGCGCCGGCCGAGCACCGCGGCGCGCTGCTGGCCGAGTTCCAGCAGCGGGTCGTCGGCGGCCGGCGCCGCCTGGTGGCCGCACAGGTCCGGGCCGGGGACCTGGAGGTGTTCGCCGGGCGGGACTGGACGGTCAATCAGCTGGGCAGCTCCTACAGCATCGACCTGGCCGCCTTCTCGCTGAAGGGCAAGGCGCTGGCCAAGATCCGGCAGAACATGGCCCGGGCCGGGCGGGAGGGGGTCACGGTCCGCGAGGTGCCGGCCGCCGACCCGCCGCCGGCGCTGGACGAGATCGACAAGAGGTGGCTGCGCGACAAGGGCTGGCACGTCAAGCGGATGACCTTCCTGGTGGGCGAGCGCACCGGCCGGGGCATCCCGCACCGGCGGCTGTTCGTGGCCGAGCGGGACGGGGCCGTGATCGGCTACATCTCCTACTCGCCGTCGTACGGCAGCCGTCCCGGCTGGCTGTACGACCTGACCAGGCGCACCCCGCAGGCGTCGGTCGGCACGATCGAGCTGATCAACTTCACCGCCCTGCAGACGTTCACCGAGGAAGGGGCCGAGTGGCTCCACCTGGGGCTGACCCCGTTCGCCGGGCTCGGGCCCGAGCCGGCCAACGCCAGCCCGCTGCTCGGCCGCATGGTGCCGCTGATCGCCGAGCGGGGCGCCTTCATCTACCCGGCCCGCACCCAGCAGGCGTTCAAGCTCAAGTGGGCGCCGCAGGTGATCGAACCGGAGTACGTGGCCTTCCGGGGCGGACCCCGGCCGTCCTCGCTCTGGCAGCTGTTCCGCATCACCAACGCAATCTGACGGACAGTCATACCTAGGTAGTCGTAAGTACCGACAATCACGAGGATCACAGGATGACGACGAAGGATCACCCCACCGGCGCACCCGAGACCGACTGGGACCTGGCCCCCGACGTGCTGGCCGGCGCCCGGGACCTCCGGCTCAGCCCCGAGCAGTGCGACCTGGACTACTGGATCGCCAACGTCGCCCAGGGCACGCTGCGCGGGCTGGTCAACGGCCACCGCCCGGACGCCGTGACGCCCGAGCACATGCTCAAGCCCGGTCCGCTGCGCGACGCGCTGCTCTCCGAGTTCTCCTTCCGCTCCATCGCCGAGGACAAGGCCGCACGGGCCATCACCTCCCTGGTACAGACCGCTCCCGACGTCAAGTCCATGGAGTTCTACGCCACTCAGCTGATCGACGAGGCCCGGCACGCCCAGGCGTTCCGCGCGCACATGCTGGAGGTCGGCGTCCCCGCCGCGGAACTCGACGACGTCATCGAGGAGTACGCGGGCGAGCACGAGCGCAATGTGCTCAACCCGCTCGAAGAGTTCGGCCTGGAGGTGATGAACGGGCCGCACGCCTTCGTCTCCGGCGTCGCGGTGCTGACCATCCTGGTCGAGGGGATCCTGGCGCCCACCGGCGAACTCAGCGAGCACAAGTGGAAGATCGTCGACCCCGCGGCGGCGAGCGTGGAGCGCGGCGCGGGCATCGACGAGATCCGGCACCTGACCGTCGGCAGCGAGATCGTCAAGCGGCACCTGGAGCGGGACCCCTCGCTCAAGGAGCACCTGGCGGACGTGGTCCGGCGCGGCAACGAACTGTGGGGCACGCTACCGGTGTTCGCGGTGCTGCAGCGCCGCGAGGAGCTGTTCCAGGAGGGCATCCAGCAGATCGCCGGCTTCATCGGCGACCACGAGATCTGGCCGGGCCGCCGCCTGCTGGACAGCACCCCGGACGAGCGGATCGGCACCGCCCTGGAGTGGTCCGCCCGGACCCAGACCTCCCGCCTGGCCTACATGGGGATGGGCGAGTGACCGGTCTGCCGGAGCGTCCGGCAGCGGACGCCGCGGCAGAGCGGCTGACGGTGCCGCTGCCCGACGGAGCCGAGCTGGCGGTGCTCCACTGGCCGGGCCCGGACGGAGCCCCACTGGTGGTCGTGTGGCCGGCGATCGGCGTGCCGGCCCGGTTCTACCGGCGCTTCGCCGCTGCGCTGGCCGCGCACGGACTCGGCGTGGCGGTCGCCGACCTGCGCGGGCACGGCGACAGCCGCCCCAGGCCGAACTCCTCGGCCCGGTACGGCTACCACGAGCTCGCCACCGTCGACTACCCCGCCGTGTTCGGCGCCCTGCGCGAGCGGGCGCCGGGCAGCGCGGTGTTCCTGCTGGGGCACAGCCTCGGCGGGCAGATCGGCCTGATGTACGCGGCCCGGAACCCGGCCGAGCTGGACGGGATCCTGCTGGTCGCGGCCGGCACGCCGCACTACCGCAGCTACCCGGGGCTGACCGCGCTGGTCCCGCTGCTGGGCACCACCGCCATCGCGGGTGTCGCCCGGCTGCGCGGCTACTGGCCCGGCGACGTCCTGGGCTTCGCCGGCCGCCAGTCCCGGGTGCTGGTCGGCGACTGGGCCCGGATGGCCCGGTCCGGCCGCTACCGCCCGGCCGGCGCCGACACCGACTACGACCAGCTGATCGCGGACCTGCGCCTGCCCGTGCTGGCGGTGTCGGTCGGCAACGACTCGCTGGCCCCGCCCGGCGCGGTGGACGCGCTGTGCGGGCTGATGCCCGGCGCCGACGTGTCCCGCTGGCACCTCGCCGAGCGGCTCAGCCACACCGCCTGGGCCAACCGGCCCGAGCCGATCGCCAGGGAGATCGGCCGATGGATCGACACCACGCTCGCGGGCGAGCCCTGGCACGGACCCGCAGGAGACAGCAATGCGGTTTCTTGACCCGGAGCGCGAGACTCTGGAGACGCTCCTTCCCGGACTGGACGACCGGCTGGCCGCCCTGCCGCTGAAGGAACGGGAACGGCCGCAGGGCCCGGCCCTGACCCTCTTCAAGGAGGCGGGCGGCCCCGGGCTCGTGGTGCCCTCGGAGCACCGCGGCCTGGGCGCGAGCGCCGTGCAGGCCGTCCGGGTGCAGCGGGCCGTGGCCTCGCGCAGCCCGTCCCTGGCGGTGGCCACGACCATGCACCACTTCTCGGTCGCGGGCCTGATCCAGGCGTACGAGGCCACCAAGGGCCTGGAGTGGATGCTGCTGGAGGCGGTCGCCGAGCAGAAGCTGCTGATGGCCTCCGGGTTCGCCGAGGGCAGGTCGGGGCAGTCGATCCTGGCGTCCTCGATCACGGCCAGGCAGGACGGCGCCGACATCGTGCTCAACGGGTCCAAGAAGCCGTGCAGCCTGTCCGCGTCGATGGACCTGCTGACCGCCTCCGTGACGCTCGACACCGACAGCGGCCCGCAGCTTGCTGTGGCGCTGGTGCCCGCCGCCAGCGCCGGCATCTCGGTGCACCCGTTCTGGGCGACCACCGCGCTGGCCGGCGCCGAGAGCGACGAGGTGCGGCTGGTGGACGTCCGGGTGCCGGCCGACATGGTGGTCCGCACCGAGCTGGGCGAGGACGGCAGCCTGGACCGGATCCAGACCGTGGGCTTCATCTGGTTCGAGCTGATGATGGCGGCCTCCTACCTGGGCATGGCCAGCGCCCTGGCGGAACGGGTGCTCGCCCAGGACCGGGCGGACGCCACCGAGCGGGCCAAGATCCTGGTGGAGCTGGAGGCCGCGATGGGCGCCGTCGTCGGCGCCGCGGCGCCGCTCGACGGCGACGGCCCGGTGGGGCAGGCGGAACTGCTGCAGTCGCTGGTGGTCCGGTTCTCGGCGCAGGACACCATCGACCGGGTGGTGCCGCGCTGCCTGGAGGCGCTCGGCGGCATGTCGTACGTCTCCAGTGACGAGACGTCATACCTGGCCGCCTGCGCGGCCGCCCTGAAGTTCCACCCGCCGTCGCGCGCCTGGTCCGGCCAGGCACTGTGCACGGCCTACGCCGGCGGACCGCTGGTGCTCGGCTGACCGAGCCCGCTCTCCTGGCGCCCAACTCTCTGGAAGGAACCCGCAATGCCTTGCTTGATACGTGTCGAGGGACTGCTCTCCGGGCAGGACGCGGACGAGGTCTTCGACCGCATCCGCGACTTCGAGCGCTACGCCGACCACACCGACGCCGTGCGCGAGGTCACGGTGACCGCCGACCAGGCGGGCACGGTCGACTCCGCCTGGGCGGTGAACTTCCGCGGCGGCGTCCTGCGCTGGACCGAACGCGACGTGATCGACGCCCCCGCCCGCGCGATCACCTTCGAACAGCTCACCGGCGACTTCGCCCGCTTCGTCGGCACCTGGGACGTCCGGCAGACCGGCGACGACGTCGTGGTCCTGTTCTCCTGCGAGTTCGACATGGGCATCCCCAGCCTGGAGCCGATCATCAACCCGGTCGCCATGCGCGCCCTGATCGAGAGCATCGGGCTGATCCTGCGCGGCCTGCTGGGAGAGGGGATCGAGATCACCAGCAGTCACCAGGACACCGCCGTCGTCGGCTCGTGACGGCCCGGGCCCGAACTGGCGCCGCCCGCACCTTCGCCTGACCCCTGACCCCTGACCCCTGACCCCTGACCCCTGACCCCTGATCCCTGGTCACAGCCGGTGCTCCCGCAAGCCCGCGCACGACCTGACGTGACGTCATTCGCCCGCCGGCGGAGATGGCGACCTCCGCCGGTGGAACGATGGACATTTGGTCGGAGATCCATGTGTCACCAATGTTCAGCAGTTCCATGGCCAGGTCGCCGAGGAGGTCCGCCCGCTTGCCATCCGGCCCGCGGATGCCGCGCCAGCCGCTGGGCCACCGCCCGAGGACTGCTGACACCTCCTCACCCGAGCCGGACCGGACCGCCCCGCCCGCCGACGCGTGACGGCGCCCGGGCCCGGAGGGCTCCTGCCGGCTGACGGGCGGTGCCACGGGCCCCTGACCAGGGCGTCGAGTCGGACGCCGACTTCGGTGACCGGCACCGCGATCCCCCCTCGGGCCCGGAGGCGGCCCCGGCGGCCCCGGCGGGCCGGGTGGCCCAGGGGCGGATCGCAGCGGGCGTTCGAGCGACGGTACGGTTCAGCCGACTGGATCATGAAAAATGACCCCGGTCCTGGTCAAGCAACAGTGAGAAGTTCATAGTGTGGGGGGTTTGACGTGCGATCACGCGCACGCTGGTTCTCGTCTCCCGGAGGCAGAACCAAGGCCCGCGGCGGAACCGTGCTGGTGGCCGTCGTTGCGGCGATGGCGCTGGTGGTCCCGCTGGCGGAGGCCGACACGGTGGTCGGCGGGTACCGGTACCAGGGGAAGGTCTGGTCGGCGGACCCGCTGCAGGCGCAGCCGAAGGTGCTGGGGCATCCGGCCACCGGTCGCAAGGCGGCGGAGCCGGCGGCGGAGCCGGCGGGAGCCCGACCGGTCGACAAGTCCAAGGTGGCCACGCCGAAGTGGCCGGACGCCTCGACGGCAACGGTGGCCGTCGCGGGCGGGGACGGTTCGTCCGGTGCCCCGTCCGGCGCGGCGGGCACGACCGGTGTGACGCCCCCGGTGTCGGTGGCGGCGCCCTCAGCAGCACCGGGCGGGGCACCTGGCGCGGCACCGGCTGCGGTTCCGGGAGCGGCGAAGGCCGCAGCTCGCGCCGACGCGGCGGCCCCGGGCGTGCCGACGTCGGTGCGGGTGCGGACGGCGGACCGCGACACGGCACGGGCAGCCGACGTGGACGGTCTGCTGGTGGGCCTGTCGCGGGCTGACGGCTCGTCGGCGTCCGGCAAGGTGTCGGTCTCGGTCGACTACAGCTCGATCGCGCAGGCGTACGGCGGTGCCTGGGCTTCGCGGCTGCACCTGGTGGCGATGCCGGCGTGTGCGCTGACCACGCCGCAGCTGGCCCAGTGCCGCACGCAGACGCCGCTGGTGACGAGCAACGACGAGCCGGGCCGGAAGCTGACCGCGACCGTCGACCTGCCGGGTGGCGGGAGCACGCTGCCGGCGGCTGCGTTCGCGGGCGGCGGCAGGGCGGTGTCGGCCGCGTTGACGGAGCCGGCCGGGGCGAGCGCCACCGATGTGGCGACCAGCTCGGGCACCGCCGTCGCCGCGGTCTCCGGGCTCAGCAGCTCGCAGGGCAACTACGCGGCGACCTCGCTGTCGGCCTCCGGTTCGTGGTCGCAGTCCTCCTCGGGCGCGTTCGCCTACACCGTGCCGGTCGCGGTGCCGCCGTCCCTGGGCGGTTCGGCGCCGGCGGTCGCGCTGTCGTACGACTCGCAGTCGGTGGACGGCGAGACCTCGGCCCGCAACTCGCAGTCCTCCTGGATCGGTGACGGCTGGGACTACAGTCCGGGTTTCATCGAGCGTTCGTACAAGCCGTGTTCGGCCGACGGGATCACGGGTTCGGGCGACGAGTGCTGGGCCGGCTACAACGCCACCCTGTCGCTGGGTTCGCACTCGGGCCAGCTGGTGCGGGACGGCAACGGCGTCTACCACCTGCAGGGTGACGACGGCACCAGGATCGAGGACCTGTCCGGTGCGTCGAACGGGATGTGGAACGGCGAGTACTGGAAGGTCACCACGACCGACGGTACGCAGTACTACCTGGGCCTGAACCACTCCCCCGGGACGACCTCCGACCCGGCGACCAACAGCGCCTGGGGCGTGCCGGTCTACATGCCCAAGCCGGGCGACCCCTGCTACGACTCGTCCAAGGGCAACGCGTCGCAGTGCTCGGCCGAGCCGGGCTGGCGGTTCAACCTCGACTTCGTGGTCGACCCGAACGGCAACGTGCAGCGCTACGACTGGGCGAACGAGGCCAACTGGTACAACATGGGTGCCGGGCAGTCGAACGGCAGCGGCGGCGCGATGACCGCCTACACCCGCGGCGGTTACCTGCAGCAGATCTCCTACGGCTACAAGCTGGCCGACGAGCAGGCGGGCCACGACCCGGCGGCGAAGGTGGTCTTCACCCCCGCGCAGCGGTGCACCACCGACCCGACGACGTGCCAGGCCTCGAACCTGAACGCCAACACCGCCGCCAACTGGCCGGACACCCCGTACGACCTCAACTGCACGCAGGGGATGGCGACCTCGGGCACCGGCAGCACCGTGTGCCAGATCGCGGCGCCGAGCTTCTGGTCCACCAACCGGCTGCAGTCGATCAAGACCTCCGTGAAGAGCGGCTCCGCCTGGCAGGACGTCGACTCCTGGACGCTGACCCACCAGTTCTCGGACGCGGGCGCCACGGTGGACCCGGTCACCGGGGCGACCGTCGACCCCAAGGACGCCGGCTCGCTGCAGTCGGTCATGTGGCTGTCGCAGATCCAGCACACCGGTCTGGACACCAGCGCCGGCGGCACCGGCAACATCGCGCTGGACCCGATCACCTTCACCGGTGTCGAGATGGACAACCGCGTGGACGGGTCGAATCCGCCGGCGCCGCCGCTGTACCACCCGCGGATCTCCAGCATCCAGACCGAGTCGGGCGAGTCGATCGCGGTCACCTACCGGGCGCCCGAGTGCTCGCGGGTGAACAACACGATGCCGGCCTCGCCGGACAGCGACACGATGGCCTGCTACCAGGCGTACTGGGCGACGCCCGGCGCCACGCAGCCCATGGCGGACTGGTTCCAGAAGACGCTGGTCGCCCAGATCTCGGACAACGACGCCACCAAGGCCGGCTCGCCCGCCAAGGTCACCAGCTACGCCTACTCCGGTGGCGCGGCCTGGCACCGCGACGACTCCGACCTGACGGACGACCAGTACCGCACCTGGAACCAGTTCCGCGGCTACCGCACGGTCACCGTCACCACCGGCGCCGCGCCGGATCCGATCTCGCAGAGCACCACGTCCTACTTCCAGGGCATGGACGGCGACTACAGGTCGGACGGCAGTCAGCGCAGCGTCTCGCTGACCGACTCCACCGGCACCTCCGTCACCGACAGCGCCTGGCTGGCCGGGCTGCCGCAGGAGGTCGACCTCTACAACCAGGCCGGCGGCACCGTCATCGCAAAGTCGCTGCCGGGGGCGCCGGCCGTGACCACCACGGTCAGCAGCCCGCGGACGGCCTGGACCTCGAAGTCCCCGGCCCCGGCGAAGCTGTCCGTGCTGCCGCCGCTGACGGCCCGTCTGGTCCAGTCGAGCTCCAGCCGCGGGCTGAGCCTGCTGGCGAACGGCAGTTGGCGCAGCACCCGGACCGACACCACGTACGACAGCCTGGGCCGCCCTCAGCAGGTGGACAACAAGGGCGACCTCAGCGCCCCGGCGCAGGAGGCCTGCACCACCACCAGCTACGCGAACGCGCCGCCGTCGAATCCGATGATGCTGTCCTACCCGAGCGAGACCATCGTGGTCTCGGGTGCCTGCGGCACGGCGCCGGGCAGCAGCACCACGATCAGTGACAACCGGGTCTTCTACGACGGCGACGGCACCATCGCCAACCCGGGCACGCTGGGACAGCTCGGCGCGAACGGCTCGACCCTGGGCCTGGCGACGGCCGCGCAGACCGTGCAGTCCTACGACGGCTCCGGGAACCCGGTCTTCCAGACCACGAGCGCGACCACGTACGACCAGTACGGGCGCGTGACCAAGGTCCTGGACCCGGCCGGCTCGGCGGCCAGCACCGCCTACACCCCGGCGACCGGCACCCTGCCGAGCACCGAGGCGACCACCAACCCGGCCGGCTGGACCGCGACGGATACCATCGCGCCGGCCCGCGGCCTGGTCACCCACGCGGTGGACGTCAACGGACGGGTCACCGACTCGACCTACGACGCGCTCGGCCGCCTCACGCAGACCTGGCTGCCCGGCCGCACCGAGGGCACCCAGACCCCGGACCGGACGTTCGCCTACGCGGTGCACGGCGCCGGATCCAACCCGGACCCGTCCAGCGTGACCACCCAGACGCTGCGCGAGGACAACTCCTACGCCACGGCCGTCGACATCTACGACGGCTTCCTGCAGCGGCGCCAGACCCAGACGACCACCGCGGACAACTCCACCGGCCGCCTGGTCTCCTCCACCCACTACGACAGCCACGGCCTCACGCACAGCACCGTGCCGGCGTTCGTGGACACCACGACCGCGCCGGGCAGCACGCTCTTCGTGGAGCAGGAGAACACCCTGCCCACCGAGACCGTCACCGCCTACGACGGGACGGGCCGCCAGGTCGGCCAGACGCTGTACTCCAAGGCGCAGCAGCTGTGGACCTGGACCACCGCCTACCCGGGCGCGGACGAGACCGACAGCACCCCGCCGCAGGGCGGCACGCCGACCAGCACCTTCACCGACGCGCGCGGCCGGACCACCTCCACGGTGGCACACGGCGGCACTGGCACCGGCGACGTGACGACCAGTTACGCCTACACTCCGGCCGGCCAGGTCGCCACGGTGAAGGACACCACGGGCAACACCTGGTCGTACCAGTACGACCTGATGGGCCGTAAGGTCTCGCAGTCCGACCCGGACAGCGGCACCTCCTCGACGACGTTCGACCAACTGGGCCGGATCGCCACGACGACCGACGCCCGCGGACAGAGCCTGGCCTACAGCTACGACCTGCTCGGCCGGCCCACCGGCGAGTACGACGGCACGGCCACCACCGACCCGACCAAGCAGCTCGCGGGCTGGACCTACGACAGCCTGGCCAAGGGCTACCCGACCTCCTCGACCCGCTACGTCGGCGGATCGGGCAGCGGCGGCAGCGCCTACACCCAGGCGGTGACCGGCTACGACACCGCGTACCAGCCGACCGGCAGCACGGTCACCATCCCGGCCGCCGAGGGCAAGCTGGCCGGCAGCTACACGATGACGTCGAAGTACACGGCGAACACCGGTCTGCTCTCCGACAGCATCTTCGGCACCGAGGGCGGCCTCCCGTCCGAGGACGTCGGCTACGGGTACAACCTGCAGGGCGGCCTGGTCTCCACCGGCACGATGTTCACGCCGTACCTGGACGTGGCCTCGTACAGCCCGCTGGGCCAGATCGAGCAGTCGACCTTCGGCGTGTCCGGCAAGCAGCTGCGCACCGCGCAGACCTACGACGACGCCACCGGCCGGCTGGCCACCAACCGGGTGTCGCTGCAGACCGCGTCGACCAACCCCATCTCGTCCACCACCTACGGCTACGACCAGGAGGGCAACCTCACCACCACGAGCGAGCTGCAGTCCTCCGGCGGCACCGACCAGGTCTTCGACACCCAGTGCTTCCAGTACGACGGCCTGCGCCGGCTGACCCAGGCCTGGACGGACACCGCCGGCCAGAGCAGCCCGACCGCCGGTCAGCTCGCGCACTGCACCAGCAGCGGCCCGACCCCCGCCACGATCGGCGGCCCGGCCGCCTACTGGCAGAGCTACGGCTACGACCTGCTCGGCGACCGGACCCAGCTGGTCCAGCACGACGTGACCGGCAACACCGCCAACGACGTCACGCAGTCCGTCAGCCACCCCGGCAACGGCACCGCTGCGGCGGCCCAGCCGAACACGGCGACCGGGATCACCACCACCGGCCCGACCGGCACCAGCACCCAGACCCCGCACTACGACCCGGCGGGCAACACCACCAGCCGCGCCACCGTCGGGGTCGGCGCGGGCAGCCAGACCTTCACCTACGACCAGGAGGGCCGCACCGCCACCGTCAGCACGACGGTGGGAACCAACAGCGCACAGACCACCGGCTACCTGTACGACGCACAGGGCCAGCTGCTGATCCAGCGCGGGCCGGGCAGCACGGTCCTCTACCTCTTCGGCGGAGCCGAGCAGCTCACCCTCACCGGCGCCACGGTCACCGGCAGCCGGTACTACGCCAACCCGGACGGCACGGTCATCGTCCGCGCCACCGGCGGCACCGTCACCTACCAGCCGACCAACACCCAGGGCACGGCGCAGTTGGAGGTCGACAGCAAGACGCTGACGGTCACCCGCCGCTCCTACGACCCGTACGGCAACGCCCGTGGGACCGCGCCCAGCACCTGGGCCGACAACCACGGGTACCTGGGCCGGCCCGCCGACCCGACCACCGGCCTGGACCTGCTCGGCGCCCGCCAGTACGACCCGTCCACCGGTCGCTTCCTCAGCGTCGACCCGGTGTTCGAGGCGGGCGATCCCAACCAGATGGGCGGGTACGCCTACGCGGGCGACAACCCCAGCACCGACAGCGACCCCACCGGCCTGTTCTCCTTCGGCGGGGCGTGGCACAAGCTCACCCACAACAGCGT belongs to Kitasatospora viridis and includes:
- a CDS encoding RHS repeat domain-containing protein; the encoded protein is MAVVAAMALVVPLAEADTVVGGYRYQGKVWSADPLQAQPKVLGHPATGRKAAEPAAEPAGARPVDKSKVATPKWPDASTATVAVAGGDGSSGAPSGAAGTTGVTPPVSVAAPSAAPGGAPGAAPAAVPGAAKAAARADAAAPGVPTSVRVRTADRDTARAADVDGLLVGLSRADGSSASGKVSVSVDYSSIAQAYGGAWASRLHLVAMPACALTTPQLAQCRTQTPLVTSNDEPGRKLTATVDLPGGGSTLPAAAFAGGGRAVSAALTEPAGASATDVATSSGTAVAAVSGLSSSQGNYAATSLSASGSWSQSSSGAFAYTVPVAVPPSLGGSAPAVALSYDSQSVDGETSARNSQSSWIGDGWDYSPGFIERSYKPCSADGITGSGDECWAGYNATLSLGSHSGQLVRDGNGVYHLQGDDGTRIEDLSGASNGMWNGEYWKVTTTDGTQYYLGLNHSPGTTSDPATNSAWGVPVYMPKPGDPCYDSSKGNASQCSAEPGWRFNLDFVVDPNGNVQRYDWANEANWYNMGAGQSNGSGGAMTAYTRGGYLQQISYGYKLADEQAGHDPAAKVVFTPAQRCTTDPTTCQASNLNANTAANWPDTPYDLNCTQGMATSGTGSTVCQIAAPSFWSTNRLQSIKTSVKSGSAWQDVDSWTLTHQFSDAGATVDPVTGATVDPKDAGSLQSVMWLSQIQHTGLDTSAGGTGNIALDPITFTGVEMDNRVDGSNPPAPPLYHPRISSIQTESGESIAVTYRAPECSRVNNTMPASPDSDTMACYQAYWATPGATQPMADWFQKTLVAQISDNDATKAGSPAKVTSYAYSGGAAWHRDDSDLTDDQYRTWNQFRGYRTVTVTTGAAPDPISQSTTSYFQGMDGDYRSDGSQRSVSLTDSTGTSVTDSAWLAGLPQEVDLYNQAGGTVIAKSLPGAPAVTTTVSSPRTAWTSKSPAPAKLSVLPPLTARLVQSSSSRGLSLLANGSWRSTRTDTTYDSLGRPQQVDNKGDLSAPAQEACTTTSYANAPPSNPMMLSYPSETIVVSGACGTAPGSSTTISDNRVFYDGDGTIANPGTLGQLGANGSTLGLATAAQTVQSYDGSGNPVFQTTSATTYDQYGRVTKVLDPAGSAASTAYTPATGTLPSTEATTNPAGWTATDTIAPARGLVTHAVDVNGRVTDSTYDALGRLTQTWLPGRTEGTQTPDRTFAYAVHGAGSNPDPSSVTTQTLREDNSYATAVDIYDGFLQRRQTQTTTADNSTGRLVSSTHYDSHGLTHSTVPAFVDTTTAPGSTLFVEQENTLPTETVTAYDGTGRQVGQTLYSKAQQLWTWTTAYPGADETDSTPPQGGTPTSTFTDARGRTTSTVAHGGTGTGDVTTSYAYTPAGQVATVKDTTGNTWSYQYDLMGRKVSQSDPDSGTSSTTFDQLGRIATTTDARGQSLAYSYDLLGRPTGEYDGTATTDPTKQLAGWTYDSLAKGYPTSSTRYVGGSGSGGSAYTQAVTGYDTAYQPTGSTVTIPAAEGKLAGSYTMTSKYTANTGLLSDSIFGTEGGLPSEDVGYGYNLQGGLVSTGTMFTPYLDVASYSPLGQIEQSTFGVSGKQLRTAQTYDDATGRLATNRVSLQTASTNPISSTTYGYDQEGNLTTTSELQSSGGTDQVFDTQCFQYDGLRRLTQAWTDTAGQSSPTAGQLAHCTSSGPTPATIGGPAAYWQSYGYDLLGDRTQLVQHDVTGNTANDVTQSVSHPGNGTAAAAQPNTATGITTTGPTGTSTQTPHYDPAGNTTSRATVGVGAGSQTFTYDQEGRTATVSTTVGTNSAQTTGYLYDAQGQLLIQRGPGSTVLYLFGGAEQLTLTGATVTGSRYYANPDGTVIVRATGGTVTYQPTNTQGTAQLEVDSKTLTVTRRSYDPYGNARGTAPSTWADNHGYLGRPADPTTGLDLLGARQYDPSTGRFLSVDPVFEAGDPNQMGGYAYAGDNPSTDSDPTGLFSFGGAWHKLTHNSVTRALTNPDSWSNAAQILGGAAGMVEGGSEFLGGVGVCVLGGIETAGAACAGGLGVAAIGFTTMAAGFAVTAHGTIGLSNDISQARNTDDSGGGGGGGNDAASSDDGAANPNRAAKNQRELGARDGDDGGGSGPGNDGGNPGNAGKADPDGNGGKGGGGRPQGSGGRPHGGGKTGSGGRITVHKYAPETPSEPPHFSVEVSQGRWSLHTEQFHTEEYDDTWIDYHDPEGLTKLDSITIDLPDPQEAMQFQRDQMKEDGFGEYDVITNSCFSHCMDVGRAGGLEASGVRDFAKLFGIDWRELLPPRAPKA